From Salvelinus alpinus chromosome 20, SLU_Salpinus.1, whole genome shotgun sequence:
GCAAAACAGACACCATATATTTTTGTAATCTGTTATTATGCAATTTAAGTGACACCAGGTAAGGCAAAAATGCTGTCATTTCAAGATACTCTTTTTTTTGTTCATCTGGACAATATACAAAGTAATTATTGATAGCGGCGAACCCCCATTAAGAGAATGTGGCCAATTAGGTGCTTTGGATTCAACATAAATCATCCCAATTGGCTCATTCAAGTTTGACAATGCAGGTTATTATGTGGAACATTTAATGTgtttaacctctacgggatcagtgtcccccccccacgggacggttgagctaacgtaggctaatgtgattagcatgaggttgtaagtaacaagaacatttcccaggacatacattgacatatctgatatgggcagaaagttaACATTCTTGAatgaataccatgctattgtttgaggagagtgcacagttatgaacttgaaaatgtattaataaaccaattaggcacatttgggcagtcttgctacaacattttgaacagaaatgcaatggttcattgaatcagtctaacACTTTTCACATACAcagctgccatctagtggccacaatCTAAATGGTGCCTAACCTGGAAtagtacattatggcctttctcttgcatttcaaagatggaacaaaaacgcatgttttttttctttgtattatcttctaCCAGATCTGAACGTGttgttctcctacattaatttcacatttccacaaacttcaaagtgtttcctttcaaatggtatcaagaatatgcatatccttgcttcaggtcctgcgCTACAGGCGGTTAGATTTGggcatgtcattttaggtgaaaattggggGGAAAAAGGGTCCAATCACAGGCCTCTGCAATGGCTTCCTGACCAGTGCGTCTAACTGCATGAGAGTGAGGCCTGAAATACAGCATACAGCTCATGGAAGCCCACGCTTACTAGCATCTTAGGAGTATCAGAGCTCGGGCAGGTTCTGCTGCACTGCAACATTACAGTGTTACTTTTGTGTTGCATTATTCTTGTCCGATAAGATATTATGTGTTAGTAATATTATTGGGAGGATACATCTTATCAGTTGTCTGCAAAGCAATATTATTAAGTGATCATTTCTGAAAGAAAAAACATCTTCCTATCTCACACCAGTTCCTAACTGCATATGAAAACTAGCGAGCGTCCGGGCGGGGGAAAAAGAGAGTGCCAACATTGGGATCAATCAGAGCAAAGAATGGATGGCTGCCTATGGTCACCCTGCAGCGTTATCTGACAGTCTATTTTAGTCTACTAGCCTGGCTCCTACCTCACAAATCTCATCGATTcatgtttcagatttttttttactgcCATCTCTGATGGATTCTATTAGGACAACTGATGCAGAGGACTCGCATCTTTGAGCTTTCTATTGTCACTTTGTGTGCTGTTAGGAGCTGGACTGAAGATAATTACGTAGTTATCAACTAAAGATTACAATGACCTACTTCGCCCCAAGTGTCTATCCCAAGCAAAGAATAATACCACTAAGCTCATCCACATATTAAAAGAGCTCTTAAATAAAGCAATAAACCAAGATATTATGGAATTTGTTAAGTGTGGTGTTAgttacaaaataaaatgttaaCTATTATAGAATAACGCCAGCAAAAGAATATCTTGATTTAAAAATTCTAGGTCCTAAAATATCATATAGGACATCGCCTTTTAAAAGCTTGCAAATTTATTTGACATTTcctgtaaagtttggtgagaCTTTGCCTGTTGTCAGAGAGTTTATTCCGTTTTATGTTGACCACGTATCCTAATTTCCCAGGAAATTGCTCAGGTGTGCTACTGTGCTTAAGGTCCAATATAACATCATCTGACAAAGTGCATTGATTCATACGAATTGGCTGAAATAGCTCTATGGTTTAAATAACTGTTCTTGGGTCACTCTTGTTGTGTGTGCCTTAAAAATGACCTCCGCTCCCACATGAGCATTAGAAACTTAAAAAGGGACGAGGAGGGAGTTTGTACAATATATATTTTCCTATGTTTGAAGTTAAGAGAAGGGAAGAGTAATAGATTCTAGTCAAGCATGACTCCCTCGCTCTCACCAtcattctcactctctccctctgaactGGCGTCCCCCTTGCCTGTCCCCTCACGCCTCCTCTGGTGGCGGGGGTCTCTTCAGGTCGCGGATCTGCTTGATCAGGTAGTTCTTCTCGTCACAGAACTGCTCGTCCTCAGAGCGATCCGTCTGGAAGTGGCTCAGGAATTCCACCAGCTTGGCCTGGTTCTTCAGCAGGATGTCCAGCACAGGCTGAGTCTTGTTGGGGTTGGCCACAAACACCTAGGACCAGAGTGGACAGTCTTTGAATTGAATAGTGCTACAGCGTGAGTGAGTGCCATAGCCTGACATCTATTCTAGTTGGTTAACTGGTAAATGTATACCTTAGTATATGTTAATGGAATCATTTATTTAGAATAATACAACAGTATGAAGTTATAACTAACTTTTAAAGGCAGCATTCATATTTCTGCATCCTCTATAAAGACTGAGAATGATAGATTAGGGGATGAAAATGTGAATAACATGTATTTTAGGTCAAGTAACCCAAAACGGTGGAAACTAGGACAAGCAGAGAATGAGGCCAGAATCTGTACCCTCAGCCTTGGCCGATCCCTTAATTAAAGATTTCTACACACCTTGAAGACATGGAAGGCCTCAAACTGGATGTTGCGGCTGTTGTCTCGCAGCatgttcatcatcatcttcaAGTTCTCTGCACGACTGATGTACTTGGTCATCACAGTGAAGTTATGTCTGTCCAGAAGAAGCTCTCCCAGGAGCTACAAAACAGTTTGGTTAGTAATATAAAAAAGAGGGTCATCATTGCTTTTAGGATAAGTTAGTAAGATATTTCAGTTACAGAAGATAGTAATAATTGAGTCACGTGAGAGGTCAAAACTTTAAAATGTTGGGTTTTATGACAAAGTGATACCATGCAGCATCAAACGTGATATAGAGTACCTTCAGGGACTGCCGTTTGGTGACATAATTCTCGGAATGCAGGAGCTTCTCATATTCTGTAAACACCCTGTCATAATTGGTCTCCAGAAAATCTGCGCACATAATCTTATGTCTCGTGAGAAGATCCTAGCAACACATTTGAGAGAAAAGAACAGGATATTAGATCAAGAAATAACAGATCATACTAAGGACACTAGTGCTAACGTCCTGTCCAGGGGATGTACTTGtgcatcaagctgcctcacgatACAGGAGGTTGGACATAGGGCAGGAGCCTTTCTGGCTCGGACAAGGCTTAGTTACAGTACGCACATAGGCCATAAAGAAGTGAGAAAGGCAGCAGTGTACCTTGAATGAAGCGAAAGCATCTGAGGCGATGTCGAAGGTGGACAGCTCTACATAGCGAAAGAAGCAGTAGAAGTCCTCAGAGAAAAGAACGCTGCGCGCCAGGGGCTCATGACGCAGGCACTCCCTTAGCATCATCCCACAGTTCAGAGCCACTTCCGCACTCTCGTACCTGCAAAGGTGGGATTCATGTCAGTAGTGCTCAACACTACTACATGGGTGTGTTTTGTTGGTGATTATTCATTTAGGATCTGCTGAGATTGTATGCACGTGGGTCTGTTAATAGGgatgtggcggtcatgacattttgtcagatgGCGGTCATGAAATTGACTGCTGGTCTCACAgcaattgaccgttaattaacaaacatgttaagcatctccaggcctccacgcaCACAAGCCTTTGGAACatcaacatttttaaaaagtataataaatccattttatatacaccatcacaaatgCATTaaacctgcctaaaataaataaagaaacattatgatatgaagaaagtgtatttcagaagaacagaatgagTTAGccaactgtatgttatctggctgcTGTATGTATGCCAACTGTATGTTATCCATTCCATaggctagttcatttagcagacacaatATGCTAATAAGTGCCGTTATTTTATATTAAGAAGAATATCATTTACTTAAattaataaaatagaaaggatatttttcccattccagAGTGAGTGCACATATGAAGAGGCTATGTTGAGCATAAAAGTGATAATTTGAAGAAAAAAAGTCCTATAgactagatttagagttatttggcaacttaaGCTATGAAAGATAGAATGTcttaaaaatcaaaacaaatatggcctgcatgatgcaactatagcctattgatgatttgagaaactCACAAAAAAAAGCGTGCACTGATTAAAATCATGCAGGGTAGTCTACTCCGGTTTTAGAGCGGGGCATGTGCttaatatgagcagctgagaaataaatatcTTTGCAGCTGGGATCCTCTTTTTAGTGGCAACCATCAAAACTCTGCTTTCACAGGATTGCATATAGAAAGGTCTGGGCTTATAAGAACACATTTCACTCCACGCTTCagccactgtttgaggagcatgcaggCTCTTGCTGCACGACAGGTGAAACTCTGTAtcccatgggctctccaaccttgttcctgcaaCTAACCCGTGCTTCATTTGGGAAACTAAGTGAAATCTGTTAAGGAACATCGATAGTAATAGGTTCACAACTGAACATATTTAATTCAACTGTTGATAGCCTCCCTCTCAGCGTACTTGAGAAAGGaatggaggagaaagaggaaacgcaaagtggtgagatattctgtatctCATTGATAGAAAGTTTGGAGCGTAACATCCGTTAACCAGTCCATCCTGTATGCATTATACAGTGCACACTCAAAGGCGATTACTAGTATTTGTTAAATTTTTTagtataggctagaccaattatgtaccaaagaaaTCTTAAATCTTTATATTTTATGCTGTACATATAATGGCACAATCATTTTCattcagttatttattttttagcttGGGCTCTTATATAGGCCTATGCGTAAGCTCTACCAATATTGGcgttttgaatgaatcatcaccttagaaagcgctgtccattttgTTGTGTTCAGCTTTGAAAAAACATCCACAACGACcaatgttttccactcagttccaacctgttgttgaacttctttcttcaaattgatcgatcacagtgaggtgagttttcaAAGCATGATACTGTTTTGATGTCATTTTCGATTGCATTTCTATTAatatcagagtggttagagggacaatagagcgccgagtaccaggccattagtgacctgatggtcgttagcgagttgggtactaccaacgcacgtccagagtgcataagaggagattactgtgacaacggtcacgtggaaatttactgtggtcatgactcatgactgacGGTccgcggtaatacggtcaccgcagcaGCCCTATCTGTAAATTAACAAAGAGGGGAGTTAAATGCCTAAAAAGTCCATTAAAATGGGGATAAACCTAACTAAAATAGATAAATCCATGCCTCTCGCTATGTCTTGCATGTCTACTGATCTAACAGATGGCAGATGGGCAGCTTTGAGACTCACCCTTTCAGCAGCATGAAGAGGATCTGTGGGTGTGAGGAGATATACTCAACCGTGGGCGTACGGGTGCCAATCTGACGCCGTACAATGTTGCTGAACAGCTGGACCACATCCTTCTTTCCCTGGTGGACGATGATGAtgataaacattacactcacttaAGAATAGGAGGGTGATACTGTATGCGCATGTTCAAAAATACTGAGATAAAGGAATGAGAGGCCCACAGAACACTGTCACTCCCCAGTGCTTTATGCTCCGCCCTCTTCTGTATTCATTCATACATCCACTATGGACTACCGTTGTATCCTGAATATATTTCCCCCCCGCACAAAACTAATGGTAGAACATTCCCCCACCTCAAAATCAATCCTTTGCAGGTTTGCAATGAGAGCAATGAGGAGGTTGGTGTTGTAGAGCTCCTGGGCCAGTTGGGCAACTGCCTCCGTTTGAGGCTCCTTGTCTCCTGTACCACACAGCACCTCTTTCAGAGATGACAGGTTCTTAGACACCTCTTCTGCAACCTGGTGACAAGAAGATATGAGGGAACAGCACTTAGTTAAATCAGgggctgcatctgaaatggcaccttattccctataatATAGAGCACTATTAACCAAAACCcatatatggctctggtcaaaagtaatgcactatatagggattagggtgccatttcagacgcatcCAATGACTCTCACGCCATTTCTATATGTTGCTGCTGTCTTGATGCTCAAACGTTAGAGACCGACTTTTACTAACAAATGCCAACAGACAATTTCTAGTGTGCTCTCAAAACAGCAGTCCACAAGTACCACCTGACCTTTTCACATTTTTTGCTTTCTGCCGCATCCAGCTTTTCCAAGTAAGCCACGTTCTCCTTCAGACTCTTCACAATCTCTGCTGGGCTCTTCTGAGACTTCCCGAAGGGGAAAGGCATGATGAGAAGGTGATGAGTTGAGTCTGGATGTAGAACGGGAAAAAATGCGCCGCTTTCCCTTTGGATAAAATGTATTGGAGACGAATGATGAGCTATTATGTAAACAAACTGCAGCACACATGGTCTGACTGAGATCAGGGCCTATGCCGTCACTGAAAAATACACATTACAGTACACTATGGTAACCAGagccacacatacagttgaagttggaagtttacatacacttaggttgcagtcattaaaactcgtttttcaaccactccacaaatttcttgttaacaaactatagttttggcaagtcggttaggacatctactttgtgcatgacaagtaggtggaaaattatgtggatatattgtagcaacgtctcaagacatcagtcaggaagttcaagcttggtcgcaaatgggtcttccaaatggacaatgaccccaaacatacttccaaagttgtggcaaaatggcttaaggacaacaaagtcaaggtattggagtggccatcacaaagccctgacctcaatcctatagaaaaattgtgggcaaaactgaaaaagcatgtgcgagcaaggaagcctacaaacctgactccgttacatcagctctgtcaggaggaatgggccaaaattcacccaacttattgtgggaagcttgtggaaggttacccgaaatgtttgacccaagttaaacaatttaaaggcaatgctatcaaatactaattgagtgtgtgtaaacttctgacccactgggaatgtgatgaaagaaataaaagctaaaataaatcactctctactattattctgacatttcacattcttaaaataaagtggtgctcctaactgacctaagacagtgaatttttactgggattaaatgtcaggaattgtgaaaaacagagtttaaatgtatttggctaaggtgtatgtaaacttctgacttcaactgtacatacatacacacaaaaaagtatgtggacaccccttcaaatgagtggattcggctatttcagttcttcaaatttatgccctgctagagcttccccggtcactgtaagtgctgttattgtgaagtagaaacatcttggagcaacaacagctcagccgcgaagtggctcacagaacgggaccgccgagtgctgaagcgagtaaaaatcatctgtccttgattgcaacactcattaccgagttccaaactgcctctgtaagcaacgtcagcacaataactgtttgttgggagcttcatgaaatgggtatcCATGGCTGAGCAggtgcacacaagcctaagatcaccatgtgcaatgccaagcgtggctggagtggtgtaaagctcgccaccatttgACTACTTATTTTTGTAACTGatgcagtagaatcagatttaaaaaaatatatatatatatacaccttatggaacaggggggactgtgaagagacacacacacgataagacacacactctacagacaagtacacatggattttgtattgtagatatgtgatagtagagaagtggcctgagggaacatacttaatgtgttgtgaaaattgTTATGAAATGTCAtctaatattttttattgtaaatGACTGccttactcttcctggggtccagcaacattaacagctaatggggatccttaataaatacaaatactctaaagcagtggaaacacgttctctagagtgatgaatcacgcttcaccatcggGCAGcttgacagacaaatctgggtttggcagatgccagtagatcgctacctgccccaatgcagtgccaa
This genomic window contains:
- the LOC139547050 gene encoding calcium-binding protein 39-like, which encodes MPFPFGKSQKSPAEIVKSLKENVAYLEKLDAAESKKCEKVAEEVSKNLSSLKEVLCGTGDKEPQTEAVAQLAQELYNTNLLIALIANLQRIDFEGKKDVVQLFSNIVRRQIGTRTPTVEYISSHPQILFMLLKGYESAEVALNCGMMLRECLRHEPLARSVLFSEDFYCFFRYVELSTFDIASDAFASFKDLLTRHKIMCADFLETNYDRVFTEYEKLLHSENYVTKRQSLKLLGELLLDRHNFTVMTKYISRAENLKMMMNMLRDNSRNIQFEAFHVFKVFVANPNKTQPVLDILLKNQAKLVEFLSHFQTDRSEDEQFCDEKNYLIKQIRDLKRPPPPEEA